Within the Microbacterium terricola genome, the region TCACCTGCTCGGCGGCACCGGCGCCCTGGAGGCGATCTTCACGATCCTCGCGATCCGCGACAGGGTCGCCCCGCCCACGATCAACATCACCACGCAGGACCCCGCCGTCCCGTTCCGGATCTCGGGCGAGGCCCAGCCGCTCGGCGACGGCCCGCAGCTGGCGATCAGCAACTCGTTCGGCTTCGGAGGGCACAACGCGGTCGCCGCGTTCGCCTCGGTCTAGTCCGCACGCACGTACGACGACGCCCCCGGTTCCCTTCGCAGGGACCGGGGGCGTCGTCGGGTCAGGCGGTGATTCGCGGTCTCGGCCTCCGGGATGCACTCTCCGATGGCCGGTAATGGCGCCTCGACCCGCCTGCGTCTGGGGTCATCCGACTTTGTGCAGCCAGACGACGGGGGCGTCGTCGCTCGCGTGGCGGAACGGCTCGAGCTCCTCGTCCCACGCGGCGCCGAGCGCCACGTCGAGCTCACGTGCCAGCTCGACGGCGTCGCCGGCCGCCACCTCCATCGCGTAGCGGATGCGGTCCTCGCCGATCACGACGTTGCCTGCCGCGTCGGTCTGCGCGTAGTGGATGCCGAGTCCGGGCGTGTGCAGCCAGCGGCCGCCGTCGCTGCGCGGCGTGGGGTCCTCGGTCACCTCGAACCGCAGGTGCTCCCAGCCGCGGATCGCCGTGGCCAGGGCTGCGCCGGTGCCGACGGTGCCGTCCCAGTAGAACTCCGCGCGGCGGCTGCCGGCGAGCACCGGCTGGTCTGCCCAGTCGAAGCTGACGGCCTTGCCGAGGGCGCGACCGACCGCCCACTCGAGGTGGGGGCACAACGCGCGTGGCGCCGAGTGGATGAACACCACTCCGCGCGCCTGAGGTGTCGCCATGATCTCTCCGTTTCGTCAGGTACGTCTTCCCCTACGACCTGACCGGATGATGCGGCGATGCTTCTTCGGTTGTGAGCCCCATTATGCCGGGTCGTGCTCCGGAATCACAACCGTGTGATTCCGGCGTGGCGCGCCCGGGGCGGCCGACTGGATAGCCTCGAAGGATGTGGCAGACGCTGACCGGATTCGCCGTCGTGGGACTGGCGATCGCGGTCGGCTATCTCATCGGTCGGATCGACCTGCTCGGCCCCCATGCACGTCACGTTCTCGGGCGCCTCGTCTTCTTCGTGCTGTCGCCGTTCCTGCTCTTCGTCGTCCTGGCTCAGGCCGACGTCCACACGCTCTTCTCCTCGCTCCTGCCCGTCTCGGCCATCGCTGCCGTCGGCGTCATGCTCGTGTACGTCGCCGTTGCGCGCCTCGCGTGGCGCCGGCCGGTCGGCGAGACGGTGATCGGGGCCCTCTCGGCCGGGCAGGTCAATTCGAACAACATCGGCATCCCGCTCTCGCTCTACCTCCTCGGCAGCGCCGCCTACCCGGCGCCCGTGATCCTCATGCAGCTGCTGGTCTTCACGCCGATCACGATGGCCATCCTGGATGCGGTCACCTCCGAGCACCGCTCGGCGAAGCGGATCGCGCTGCGCACCATCAGCAACCCGATCGTCGTCGGCTCTGTCCTCGGAACGCTCGTCTCCGTGCTCGAGATCGACCTGCCGCCGATCGTGCTCGATCCGCTGCAGCTGATCGCCAATGCGTGCGTGCCGATCCTGCTGATGAGCTACGGCATCTCGCTGCACGGGCAGCGCGTGCTCGCGCCCTCCGGCCGCCGGCGCGACATCCTGCTGGCCAGCGGCCTGAAGCTGATCGCGATGCCGCTGCTCGCCTGGGTCGTCGCGGAGTTCGTCTTCGGGCTGGACGCGGCGAGCGTGCTCATCGTGGTGGTCCTGGCGGCGCTGCCCACCGCGCAGAACGTCTTCAACTACTCGCAGCGGTACGACGTCGGCGAGAGCATCTCGCGCGACACCATCTTCATCACGACGATCGGCTGCATCCCCATCCTCGTGCTCACGACGGTGCTGCTGGGCTGACTCCGGCCGTGAATGCGGAACGGCCGCCCGAGGGCGACCGTTCCCGGCGTAGGGCGGGTGGGACTTGAACCCACGATCGTCGGGTTATGAGCCCGCTGCCTTGACCAGCTTGGCCACCGCCCCGTGCGTCTCCGAGCCTATCGGAGGGTCAGCGCGGGTCCTTGCGGTCGTGACGGTCCTCCCGGTCGTGCACGGGCGGATCGGGCCACACCTTCGAGACGGCCTCCGTGATCCGGATCGATCCGGTCTTGGGCGCGGCGCTGTCGCCGCTGCCGCGGGCGATCGGGAGCTCCTGGCTGTCGCTGACCACCTGCGGGTGGTGCCGCGCGAGCTGGAAGACGCCCCAGGACGCGATCGCGCCCGCGACGGCGAACCCGAAGTAGGCCCACATCGGCGCGTGCGCGGCCTCGCCCAGGACGATGAGGCCGATCAGGATCGCCACGATCGGGTCGATGACGGTGAGCCCGGCGATCACGAGGTCGGGAGGGCCGGACGAGTAGGCCGTCTGCACGAAGTACGCGCCGACGGCGCCCGCCGCGATGAGCGCGACGAGGCAGGTGACGGTCAGCCACTCGAAGTCGCCGGTCTGGAACCGGCTGATGACGACCTTCGCGAGCGTCGCGACGAAGCCGTACATGACCCCGGCGGCCGTGATGTAGAACAGGGCGCTGATCCGCTTGCGCAGCCACAGCCACAGCCCGGTGAAGACGATCATGACCAGCAGAAGCAGCAGCAGGATGGTGATCAGCTGCCCGTTGCTCACCGGCTCCTCGGTGGCGACGAGGGCCGCGATGGTCACGAAGATGAGGATGCCGCCGACGCACTGGGCGATGGCGGTGATGGACTTGCGGGTCGGCTTGTGCCCGCTGATGCGCGCGTTCAGAAGGGTCGTGACGACGAGCGCGAACGCGCCGATCGGCTGCACGACGATGAGCGGGGCGACGGAGAGCGCTCCGAGCTGGCAGACGATCGCGAGGGCCAGCATCACCGTGCCGGCGACCCATGACGGCCGGGTGAGGAGGCGGCGCACCTGCTGCCAGGTGAGCCCGGATCCGGCGTCGCTGCCGCTCAGCCGCTCGACCTTCGCCACCCCGCGATGCTGGTACTGCGCGCCGAACGACATGAACAGCGCGCCGAGCAGGGCCAGCGGGATGCCGGTCAGGAGGCCGGGGTTCTGGAAGGCGCCGATCAGCTGATCGCCCACATCCTCCACTGCACCCGGAATCACTCTTCGACGATAGCGGTCAGGCCGGCCCAGTAGGCTCAAGGCGTGGCTGTTCTCCCGATTCGCATCATGGGCGACCCCGTCCTGCACGCTCCCGCCGCCCCGGTGGGCGAGATCACGGCGGAGGTCCGCGAGCTCGTCGCCGACATGTTCGAGACGATGGATGCTGCGCCCGGCGTGGGGCTGGCAGCCCCGCAGGTCGGCGTCGCGCTGCGCATCTTCACCTACACGTATCAGGACGATGACGGCGCGCCGTGGCGCGGCGTCATCGTCAACCCCGAGCTGTGGATGCACCCGCTCGAACCGGGCTCCCCCGACCCCGACGACGAGTCGGAGGGCTGCCTGTCGTTCCCCGGCGAGCGGTTCCCCCTGCGTCGCTCGGAGCGCGTCAGGGTGACCGGGACCGACCTGGAGGGCGCTCCGGTCTCCATCGAGGTCGACGGGTGGCGCGCCCGCATCCTGCAGCACGAGTTCGACCACCTCGACGGCGTGCTGTACGTGGACCGCCTCGACGACGGCGACTGGAAGACGGTCCAGAAGATCGCCCGCAAGCGCGGCTGGGGCCGCCCGGGCGCCCAGTGGACGCCGGGCATCGACGACCTCGAGGGCTGAGCCCTACCGGTACGACGGCGCCGCCGGCGCGCCCAGGAACTGCTCGTAGGAGCGGAATCCGCCCTCGTGGTACTCCCGCGCGAGCGTCAGCCCGATGTACCGCAGGTGCCACGGCTCCGGCGTGTAGCCGGTCACGGCGGTCTGCCCCGCCTCGTAGCGGACGATGAATCCGTACCGCCAGGCGTTCGCGGCGACCCAGGCCGACTGGCCGGTGGCGCCGAATGCGGACATCGTCCCGCATCCGTTCGCACCGCACGCGACCACGTCGGCCGCGAGGCCGGTCTGATGCTCGCTGTAGCCCGGCCTGGCCGAGACCCGTTCCGCATAGGCCCGCCCGCGGCTGCGGACGTACCCCTCGAACACGGACGACTGGTACGCGTACGAGCGATAGGCGCTGACGAGCGAGAGCTCGCCGGCCTTCGCGGCGATCGCCCCGGCGAACAGCTTCTCCAGCGCGGTCGCGGCACCGCGGGAGAGCGCGTAGCCGCCGCCGCGCACGTTCGGTCGCATCAGATCGGCCGGGACGTACTGGAGGGGCGAGAGCGGATGCCGCTTGTTGACCAGCACCGACACCAGAGACGGGTCGGACGTCACGATGGCCGGGCGGACCGCGCGGGTGGCCGTGGCCGATCGCGTCGTGGTCACCGTGCCCGCGCGCGTCGCGGTCACGGTGAGCCCGATGCGGGCGCCCTGATCGGTCGTCCCGAGCCGATACGTGGATGCGGTGGCCCCTCGGATCGCGGCGCCGTCGCGGTCCCACTGATACGCGAGGGTCGCCGCCGGCCTCCACGGTGCGGTGGTGGCCTGCAGGACGCTGCCCACGGCTGCGGCGCCGGCGATCGTGGGCGTCGGGGCGACGCGGAACAGCGCGTCGACCGCGGCGGTCGGCGCGCTGGTCACGCGGAGGGTGTCTGTCCTGCGCGAGACCACGGTGACGGTGACGGTGATGCGCGCGCCGGCGTCGTCGGCGGCCAGCGTCAGGCGGGATCCGGATGCTCCGTCGATGCGCACGCCGTCGCGGTTCCAGCGGTAGCTGAGGGCGGCGTGCACCGGGACGGCTCTCACGAGAGCGATGAGGGTGCTCCCCACCGCCGGGTTGCCGCCGATGCGCGCCACCGGCTTCGTCGTCGACGCGACGGCCGCGACCTGGTCGGTGGCCGACGCGGCGTCGGGCGTCAGCATCCCGAGCGCCATGGCCAGAGCGAGCGCCAGGATCGCCGGCCGGACTGCTGCCTTCGTCATCCCTGCGCTCTCCTGGTCGGCCGTGTCCTGCGCTTGCCAGTGTAGGGGCCGCCGGAAATGACGAAGACCCGGGGTGGAAGCCCGGGCCTTCTGGTGAGAGCCGCGCAGATGACGCGGGATTCTCGCTCCCCGGCTTGGACTCGAACCAAGAACCTATCGGTTAACAGCCGATTGCTCTGCCAATTGAGCTACCGAGGATCAGCCGCCGCTCTCGCGACGACAACCTCTCCATATTAGCAAATGTCTGGACGGGTTCGTGACGTCAGGAGCCGACGAGACGTCGATCCGCCTCGCCGCCCGGCGTCCACAGCAGGTCGACGGTGCCGTGGCCGAACGCGATCGTGTGTCCTGCCCGCAGGACGAGGACGTCCGCGTCGAGTTCGCGCGCCACAGCCGCCTCGTTCGACACCAGCACCGCGGACATGCCGTACTCGTCCCGGCGCCGCACAATGGCGTCGCGCGCGGCCCGGCGCACTTCGATGTCCATGTTCGCGAACGGCTCGTCGGCGATCAGCAGGCGCGGCTGCAGGACGAGTGCCCTGGCCAGTGCCACGCGCTGCCGCATGCCCGCGCTGAGTTCATAGGGGTACTTGGGCGCGGCACCGAGCGGCAGGGCGACCTCGTCCAGGAGCGTGGCGACCCGAACGGCCAGCGCGCGCTGATTGACGCGCCGGTCGCGGCTCGTTATCGGCTCGGCGATGAGCTCCGAGACGGTCTGGCGGGCGGGGAGACGGGCACCGGCGGACTGCGGCAGGTAGCCGGTGAGGTACGTGAGCGCGCGGATGCGGCGTCCAGGGTGCCGCACGGCGATGCCCTCGACCTCCGCGTCTCCGCCGACGACGGTCAGACCGCTCTGCCTGGTGCCCGCCAGGATGGCGAGGAGGCTGGACTTGCCTGCTCCCGTCGGCCCCATCACCACGAGTGAGGCGCGGTGGGCGAGGTCGAACGAGACACCGTCGACGACGCGCACCGCTCCCCCGGCGTGCGAGGTCCGCTCGATGGAGAGATCACGGCACCGGATCGCGACATCAGCGTCTCGACGGTGAGGCATGTGCTCATCCTGCCCGGTCGCTCCCGGAGCCGCCACTGTCAGTCCAGCTCGGCGGCCACGATCTGCCGCTGCGCGTCCAGCTCTCGCAGGCGCATGCGGATCTCGCGGCCGTCGGCGGAGTCGGCGGCCACGCGCTGAATCGCGCCGAGCAGTTCGGACTTCTCGCGATCCAGCGCGCGCAGCAGCACACGCTGGGCGAGGGAGGCGGCGGAGACCACGGCGGCGTCGTCGCTCAGGGCGGGGAAGTCCGCGCTGAGGAGCTCGGCGCCCAGCGACCGGTACGGCTCACGGACGGCGTTGACCGCATCCACGCTCCATCCGGGCCGGTCACGATCGGGCACCGCGGCGATCGCCTGGCGGACCGCGTCGAGGGCCGGATAGCGGAACGGCAGCGCGAGCGCGCGGGCGAGCAGCCCCGCGTCGATGCGGTGGCCGAACTGCAGGATCCCCATCAGCGCATCCCGCTCGAGTGCGGCATCCGCGGTGCGGGGCAGCGTCGCGATCGTCACGCGGACGGCATCGGCCTCGGGCGCCGGATCGCCGTCGATGGGCGTGGCCGAGGGGGCTCCCGAGGGGGTCACACTCTGCGATTCCCGTCGCTGGGCGGCGCGTGCGGCGCGCTGGATCTCGCCGGACACCTCGCCGAGATCGAGTCCGAGGCGCCGGGCGAGCACGCGGGCGTAGCCCGGTCGCAGGGCGGGGTCGCGGATGTCGGCGATGATCGGCGCCGCCGCCCGCAGCGCGCCGGCGCGGCCCTCGACACTGGCCAGGTCGTATCCGGCGAGGCGCTGGTCGATCACGAACTCGAACATCGGGACCTTGGTGTCCATGAGGCCGCGGACGGCGCCGTCGCCGCGCTGCAGCCGCAGATCGCACGGGTCGAAGCCGTCAGGGGCGACCGCGACGTAGGTCTGCGCGGCGAACCGCTTCTCGTCGCCGAAGGCGCGCAGCGCGGCCTTCTGCCCTGCCGCATCCGGATCGAAGGTGAAGACCACCTCGCCCGCGGCCGAGTCGTCGCCCATGACGCGTCGCAGCACGGTGATGTGCTCCGAGCCGAAGGCCGTGCCGCAGGTCGCGATCGCCGTCGTGACGCCGGCCAGGTGGCAGGCCATCACGTCGGTGTACCCCTCGACCACCACGACGCGGTGCTCGCGCGAGATGTCGCGCTTGGCGAGGTCGAGCCCGTACAGCACCTGCGTCTTCTTGTAGAGCGAGGTCTCAGGGGTGTTCAGGTACTTGGGACCCTGGTCGTCCTCGTAGAGCCGCCGGGCGCCGAAGCCGATCACCTGGCTGGTGACGTCGCGGATCGGCCAGACCACGCGTCCGCGGAAGCGGTCGTATACGCCGCGCTGTCCCTGCGAGACCAGCCCGGCCGTCGTCAGCTCCTCATCGGAGAAGCCCTGCGCACGCAGGGCATCGCGCAGCGACGACCAGCCCTTCGGGGCGTACCCGACCCCGAAATGCGCCGCGGCGCCCGCGTCGAATCCGCGTTCGCCGAGGAAGCGGCGGCCGGCGTCAGCCTCCGCCGAGGAGAGCTGACCGCGGAAGTACTCGGCGGCCGCGGCGTTGGCCGCGTAGAGCCGCGCGCGCCCTGTCGTCTCCGGGGCGGCGCCGCCGTCCTCGTAGTGCAGCGTGAAGCCGATCCGGCCGGCCAGCCGCTCGACCGCCTCGGTGAACGAGACGTGGTCCATCTTGCGCAGGAAGGAGTAGACGTCGCCGGACTCGCCGCAGCCGAAGCAGTGGTAGAAGCCCACCTGGGGGCGCACGTGGAAGCTGGGGCTGCGCTCGTCATGGAACGGGCACAGGCCCTTCAGCGATCCGACGCCCGCGGACTTCAGCGCGACCCGCTCGCCGATGATGTCGCCGATGTTCGTGCGGGACTTGACCTCTTCGACGTCGGCCTGCGCGATGCGGCCGGCCATCAGGCGCCGCCCCCGCGGGCGCCGGGTGCCCAGATGCCGAGGGACGCCGCATCCACCTCGCCGACGAGCCGGCCGTGCCAGGCGATCGCGAGCTGATCGGTGAGGCTCGCGACCTGGTCGACGATGACGCGGCGCTGCGCGGTGTCGCCGACCGCGGCGGCGTAGTCCTCCGCGTGCAGGGCGTCGAGATGCTCCGGCCGGTCGGCCAGGGCTGTGGCGAGGCGCTTCAGCATGCGCCGCTGCTCCTTATAGAGCTCCTTGCGGCCGTCGATCGAGACGACGACCGCGCCGATGATGCCCTTCAGCACGGCCATCTCGGCTTCGACGACGCGCGGCACCACCACATGCGCACGATAGCGGGTGAGCACGGCGGCCGGGTACGCCTCGCGGGTCGCGGTCGTGGCCGCGCGCGCGAAGCGTCCGATCAGGTCGCTGGTGAGGTTCTTCAGGCGCGCCATCGCCGGCCGCGTGCCGTCGAACGCATCGAGCCACTCCGGCATGCGCATCAGCCGGTAGAGGGCGTCGGCGAGCTCGTCGCGGGCGAAGTCGAACCCGACCCACGACTGGATGGCGGTGAGGAGTCCGTCGTGCTCGGCCGGGTCGGCGAGGCGGGCCGGGTCGAGGTAGCCGTTGACCATGGCGTCCTCGAAGTCGTGCACCGAATAGGCGATGTCGTCGGAGAGGTCCATGACCTCGGCCTCGATGCAGCGCACCCGACCGGGTGCGCCCTCACGCAGCCAGCGGAAGACGGGCTCGTCGTCGGGGTAGACGCCGAACTTCAGGCGGCCACCGGGGTCGGGCAGCGGGTGATCCGCGGTCCACGGGTACTTGCACGCGGCGTCCAGGCTCGCCCTGGTCAGGTTCAGGCCGAAGCTGTGCCCGCCCTCGTCGAACACCTTGGGCTCGAGGCGCGCCAGGATGCGCAGCGTCTGCGCGTTGCCCTCGAACCCGCCGATGCCCTCCGCCCACTCGTTCAGGGCCCGTTCGCCGTTGTGGCCGAAGGGCGGGTGTCCGAGATCGTGGCTGAGGCACGCCGTGTCGACCACGTCGGGCGAGAGCTGCAGCGCGGTCGCCAGCTCGCGACCGACCTGGGCGACCTCGAGGGAGTGCGTCAAGCGGTTGCGGGCGAAGTCGGCGGGGCTCGCCGGGCTCAGCACCTGCGTCTTCGCCGCGAGCCGCCGCAGCGCCGCCGAATGCAGGACCCTGGCGCGGTCGCGCGCGAAGTCGTCGCGCTGCGAGCGGTGGCGTTCCGGGAAGAACCGCGCGGCATCGCGGTCGTCGTATCCCTCCGGCCGCGCCGCCGGAGCCACGGCCGACGGCTCAGCCGCCACTGTGGTCCAGCTCCGCCTCGGCCAGGGCGCAGGTGGCCTCTTCGGCCAGGTCGCGCGAATCGAGCCAGCCATCGGGCAGCGCGGGGCGCTTCGGGGTGCCCGCACGGCCCCGCTGCCCCTCGGCGGCCGCGCCGGGGTACGGCGCCGCGAGATCGAGGGTGGCCAGCAGATCGTCGATCTCGGCGAGGCTCGACACGGTCGCCAGGCGGGCGCGCGTGTCGCCGCCGACCGGATACCCCTTGAAGTACCAGGCCACATGCTTGCGGATGTCGCGGCAGCCACGGTCCTCGTCGTCGAAGAACTCGACCAGGAGCTCGGCGTGACGGCGGAACGCCCCCGCCACGAACCCGAGGTTCGCGTCGACGAGTCGGTGGTCGGCGCCGAACGCGGCGGCCAGCTCTCCGAACAGCCACGGCCGGCCGAGGCAGCCGCGTCCGACGACGACCCCATCGCAGCCGGTCTCGGCCATCATCCGGACGGCGTCGTCGGCCGACCAGATGTCGCCGTTGCCGAGGACGGGGATGCTGGTGACCGCCGCCTTCAGCGCGGCGATGGCCGACCAGTCGGCCTGACCGGAGTAGAACTCTGCGGCCGTGCGTGCGTGCAGCGCGACGGCGGCGACGCCCGCATCCTCCGCGATGCGGCCAGCATCGAGGAAGGTGAGATGGTCGGTGTCGATGCCCTTGCGCATCTTCACCGTGAGCGGGATGTCTCCGGCGGCGCGTGCGGCCCGCGTCACGATCTCGCGGAACAGGCCGAGCTTCCACGGGAGCGCGGCGCCGCCGCCCTTGCGGGTGACCTTGGGCACGGGGCAGCCGAAGTTCAGGTCGATGTGGTCGGCGCGGTCCTCGTCCACGAGCAGGCGGACGGCGCCCTCGACGGTCGCCGGGTCCACGCCGTACAGCTGGATGGAGCGCGGCGTCTCGGATTCGTGATGGGTGATCAGGCGCATCGTGGTCGCGTTGCGCTC harbors:
- the def gene encoding peptide deformylase produces the protein MAVLPIRIMGDPVLHAPAAPVGEITAEVRELVADMFETMDAAPGVGLAAPQVGVALRIFTYTYQDDDGAPWRGVIVNPELWMHPLEPGSPDPDDESEGCLSFPGERFPLRRSERVRVTGTDLEGAPVSIEVDGWRARILQHEFDHLDGVLYVDRLDDGDWKTVQKIARKRGWGRPGAQWTPGIDDLEG
- a CDS encoding ATP-binding cassette domain-containing protein, whose amino-acid sequence is MPHRRDADVAIRCRDLSIERTSHAGGAVRVVDGVSFDLAHRASLVVMGPTGAGKSSLLAILAGTRQSGLTVVGGDAEVEGIAVRHPGRRIRALTYLTGYLPQSAGARLPARQTVSELIAEPITSRDRRVNQRALAVRVATLLDEVALPLGAAPKYPYELSAGMRQRVALARALVLQPRLLIADEPFANMDIEVRRAARDAIVRRRDEYGMSAVLVSNEAAVARELDADVLVLRAGHTIAFGHGTVDLLWTPGGEADRRLVGS
- a CDS encoding deoxyguanosinetriphosphate triphosphohydrolase, coding for MAPAARPEGYDDRDAARFFPERHRSQRDDFARDRARVLHSAALRRLAAKTQVLSPASPADFARNRLTHSLEVAQVGRELATALQLSPDVVDTACLSHDLGHPPFGHNGERALNEWAEGIGGFEGNAQTLRILARLEPKVFDEGGHSFGLNLTRASLDAACKYPWTADHPLPDPGGRLKFGVYPDDEPVFRWLREGAPGRVRCIEAEVMDLSDDIAYSVHDFEDAMVNGYLDPARLADPAEHDGLLTAIQSWVGFDFARDELADALYRLMRMPEWLDAFDGTRPAMARLKNLTSDLIGRFARAATTATREAYPAAVLTRYRAHVVVPRVVEAEMAVLKGIIGAVVVSIDGRKELYKEQRRMLKRLATALADRPEHLDALHAEDYAAAVGDTAQRRVIVDQVASLTDQLAIAWHGRLVGEVDAASLGIWAPGARGGGA
- a CDS encoding DUF3145 domain-containing protein, with amino-acid sequence MATPQARGVVFIHSAPRALCPHLEWAVGRALGKAVSFDWADQPVLAGSRRAEFYWDGTVGTGAALATAIRGWEHLRFEVTEDPTPRSDGGRWLHTPGLGIHYAQTDAAGNVVIGEDRIRYAMEVAAGDAVELARELDVALGAAWDEELEPFRHASDDAPVVWLHKVG
- the dnaG gene encoding DNA primase, producing MAGRIAQADVEEVKSRTNIGDIIGERVALKSAGVGSLKGLCPFHDERSPSFHVRPQVGFYHCFGCGESGDVYSFLRKMDHVSFTEAVERLAGRIGFTLHYEDGGAAPETTGRARLYAANAAAAEYFRGQLSSAEADAGRRFLGERGFDAGAAAHFGVGYAPKGWSSLRDALRAQGFSDEELTTAGLVSQGQRGVYDRFRGRVVWPIRDVTSQVIGFGARRLYEDDQGPKYLNTPETSLYKKTQVLYGLDLAKRDISREHRVVVVEGYTDVMACHLAGVTTAIATCGTAFGSEHITVLRRVMGDDSAAGEVVFTFDPDAAGQKAALRAFGDEKRFAAQTYVAVAPDGFDPCDLRLQRGDGAVRGLMDTKVPMFEFVIDQRLAGYDLASVEGRAGALRAAAPIIADIRDPALRPGYARVLARRLGLDLGEVSGEIQRAARAAQRRESQSVTPSGAPSATPIDGDPAPEADAVRVTIATLPRTADAALERDALMGILQFGHRIDAGLLARALALPFRYPALDAVRQAIAAVPDRDRPGWSVDAVNAVREPYRSLGAELLSADFPALSDDAAVVSAASLAQRVLLRALDREKSELLGAIQRVAADSADGREIRMRLRELDAQRQIVAAELD
- the dusB gene encoding tRNA dihydrouridine synthase DusB gives rise to the protein MSSTLLPAPALRIGPIALDAPVVLAPMAGITNTAFRRLCREYGVGLYVSEMITSRALVERNATTMRLITHHESETPRSIQLYGVDPATVEGAVRLLVDEDRADHIDLNFGCPVPKVTRKGGGAALPWKLGLFREIVTRAARAAGDIPLTVKMRKGIDTDHLTFLDAGRIAEDAGVAAVALHARTAAEFYSGQADWSAIAALKAAVTSIPVLGNGDIWSADDAVRMMAETGCDGVVVGRGCLGRPWLFGELAAAFGADHRLVDANLGFVAGAFRRHAELLVEFFDDEDRGCRDIRKHVAWYFKGYPVGGDTRARLATVSSLAEIDDLLATLDLAAPYPGAAAEGQRGRAGTPKRPALPDGWLDSRDLAEEATCALAEAELDHSGG
- a CDS encoding AEC family transporter — translated: MWQTLTGFAVVGLAIAVGYLIGRIDLLGPHARHVLGRLVFFVLSPFLLFVVLAQADVHTLFSSLLPVSAIAAVGVMLVYVAVARLAWRRPVGETVIGALSAGQVNSNNIGIPLSLYLLGSAAYPAPVILMQLLVFTPITMAILDAVTSEHRSAKRIALRTISNPIVVGSVLGTLVSVLEIDLPPIVLDPLQLIANACVPILLMSYGISLHGQRVLAPSGRRRDILLASGLKLIAMPLLAWVVAEFVFGLDAASVLIVVVLAALPTAQNVFNYSQRYDVGESISRDTIFITTIGCIPILVLTTVLLG
- a CDS encoding M15 family metallopeptidase, with the protein product MTKAAVRPAILALALAMALGMLTPDAASATDQVAAVASTTKPVARIGGNPAVGSTLIALVRAVPVHAALSYRWNRDGVRIDGASGSRLTLAADDAGARITVTVTVVSRRTDTLRVTSAPTAAVDALFRVAPTPTIAGAAAVGSVLQATTAPWRPAATLAYQWDRDGAAIRGATASTYRLGTTDQGARIGLTVTATRAGTVTTTRSATATRAVRPAIVTSDPSLVSVLVNKRHPLSPLQYVPADLMRPNVRGGGYALSRGAATALEKLFAGAIAAKAGELSLVSAYRSYAYQSSVFEGYVRSRGRAYAERVSARPGYSEHQTGLAADVVACGANGCGTMSAFGATGQSAWVAANAWRYGFIVRYEAGQTAVTGYTPEPWHLRYIGLTLAREYHEGGFRSYEQFLGAPAAPSYR
- a CDS encoding DMT family transporter, with protein sequence MIPGAVEDVGDQLIGAFQNPGLLTGIPLALLGALFMSFGAQYQHRGVAKVERLSGSDAGSGLTWQQVRRLLTRPSWVAGTVMLALAIVCQLGALSVAPLIVVQPIGAFALVVTTLLNARISGHKPTRKSITAIAQCVGGILIFVTIAALVATEEPVSNGQLITILLLLLLVMIVFTGLWLWLRKRISALFYITAAGVMYGFVATLAKVVISRFQTGDFEWLTVTCLVALIAAGAVGAYFVQTAYSSGPPDLVIAGLTVIDPIVAILIGLIVLGEAAHAPMWAYFGFAVAGAIASWGVFQLARHHPQVVSDSQELPIARGSGDSAAPKTGSIRITEAVSKVWPDPPVHDREDRHDRKDPR